In one window of Nothobranchius furzeri strain GRZ-AD chromosome 11, NfurGRZ-RIMD1, whole genome shotgun sequence DNA:
- the LOC129164719 gene encoding uncharacterized protein: MPLKFYKNEILTGRSGVYILKKFLGKGNFGAVYKGLKQGTDEAVALKFMDRRDSAFGEVIILEHLRELQAHENALIKFIDNFVHNDRNCLVFEMLDMDLFDLMEIRQKKPLDVSEVRVVARDLLVALNALKNAGVTHADIKPDNIMLVNHQSQPFRVKLIDFGVAIETYKLRRYDTIQVCGFRAPEVNLGLPLTEAIDMWAVACTLAFIFLGDHIHNTICEFKNMRQIFKLHGLPDQDLLGKGTKVDRFFIFDQSNQTWRFKTPQEYTETIIIDGDKHDVALDSIDDFLTIHPEIQDPFELEDLQAFVDLLKKMFTVNPSERITPEEALNHRFITMSHLPPTSNNSYVIWAYKKMKVYRMEKEEPSISPDFNVRQTPDRKSDLSDFNPSDSDLSDSDLSELEDSDSDLSDFDSSDCDLSDFDSSDCDLSDFDSSDSDLSDFDSSDSDLSDFDSSDSDLSDLDTDEESNEPANTSDFQLLKIQEANLADMKLHDPELEGSRRDRLDETSFELYKDQTITGESGVYIIQKFLGRVAFGQEVKGLKQGTDEVVALKFIHKDNSESATAEATILKHLKELQADQKNLIKLIDHFEFNDSLCLVFEMLDMDLFGLLKTREWEPLDVSEVRVVARDLLVALTALKNAGVTHADIKPDNIMLVNHQSQPFRVKLIDFGVAMETHKLWPCDTIQVCGFRAPEVNLGLPLTEAIDMWAVACTLAFIFLGDYVHNTICEFINMRQIFKLHGLPDQDLLGKGTKVDRFFIFDQSNQTWRFKTPQEYTETIMINADDYDIALDSIDDFLTIHPEIQDPFELEDLQAFIDLLKKMFTVNPSERITPEEALNHRFITMSHLPPTSNSSYVIWAYKKMKVYRMEKEEPSISPDFNVRQTADRKSDLFDFSPSDYELSDSDLSELEDSDSGLFDSGLSDFDLSDSDLSDLDTDEESNELANTSDFQLLKIQEANLSDMKLHDSELEGSRRDRLDETSFELYKDQTITGESGVYIIQKFLGRVAFGQEVKGLKQGTDEVVALKFIHKDNSESATAEATILKHLRELQADQKNLIKLIDHFEFNDSLCLVFEMLDMDLFGLLKTREWEPLDVSEVRVVARDLLVALTALKNAGVTHADIKPDNIMLVNHQSQPFRVKLIDFGVAMETHKLWRCDTIQVCGFRAPEVNLGLPLTEAIDMWAVACTLAFIFLGDHVHNTICEFINMRQIFKLHGLPDQDLLGKGTKVDRFFIFDQSNQTWRFKTPQEYTETIMINADDYDVALDSIDDFLTIHPEIQDPFELEDLQAFVDLLKKMFTVNPSERITPEEALNHRFITMSHLPPTSNNSYVIWAYEKMKVYRMEKEEPSISPDFNVRQTADRKSDLFDFSPSDYDLSDSDLSELEDSDSGLFDSGLSDFDLSDSDLSDLDTDEESAFEKRKVYIM; encoded by the coding sequence ATGCCTCTTAAGTTTTACAAAAACGAGATCCTTACCGGGCGATCTGGAGTTTATATTCTTAAGAAATTTCTGGGAAAAGGTAATTTTGGTGCAGTTTACAAGGGTTTAAAACAGGGAACAGATGAAGCAGTGGCTCTGAAGTTTATGGATCGCCGTGACTCGGCTTTCGGAGAAGTCATTATATTGGAACATCTCAGAGAACTCCAGGCTCATGAGAACGCCCTGATTAAGTTCATCGATAACTTTGTTCACAATGATCGCAACTGTTTAGTGTTTGAGATGCTGGATATGGACTTATTTGACTTAATGGAAATTAGACAGAAAAAACCACTAGATGTCAGTGAAGTTCGGGTGGTTGCCCGCGACCTGCTGGTGGCTCTGAACGCACTGAAGAATGCTGGAGTGACTCACGCAGATATAAAACCAGACAATATTATGCTGGTTAATCACCAGTCGCAGCCTTTCAGAGTCAAGCTGATAGATTTTGGGGTTGCTATAGAAACATACAAACTACGGCGTTATGATACCATTCAAGTGTGTGGTTTCAGAGCACCAGAGGTGAACTTAGGTCtccctctgactgaagccattGACATGTGGGCTGTTGCCTGTACACTGGCCTTCATCTTTCTTGGAGATCATATTCACAATACTATTTGTGAGTTTAAAAATATGAGGCAGATCTTTAAGCTCCACGGTCTGCCTGACCAGGATTTACTTGGCAAGGGAACGAAAGTGGATCGCTTTTTCATTTTTGACCAGTCAAACCAAACTTGGAGGTTTAAAACGCCACAGGAGTATACGGAGACGATAATCATCGATGGCGACAAACATGATGTTGCGTTAGACTCTATCGATGACTTTTTAACAATTCATCCAGAAATACAAGACCCCTTTGAGTTAGAAGATCTGCAGGCTTTCGTAGACCTCCTGAAAAAGATGTTTACAGTGAATCCCTCAGAGCGGATCACTCCAGAAGAAGCTCTAAATCACAGATTTATAACAATGAGCCACCTTCCTCCTACCAGCAATAACTCATATGTGATATGGGCatataaaaaaatgaaagtttatCGAATGGAGAAAGAAGAACCGAGCATATCCCCTGATTTCAATGTAAGACAGACTCCTGACAGAAAATCAGATCTCTCTGATTTCAATCCATCTGATTCTGATCTGTCGGACTCAGATCTCTCTGAATTAGAAGATTCTGACTCTGATCTGTCTGACTTTGATTCATCAGATTGTGATCTGTCTGACTTTGATTCATCAGATTGTGATCTGTCTGACTTTGATTCATCAGATTCTGATCTGTCTGACTTTGATTCATCAGATTCTGATCTGTCTGACTTTGATTCATCAGATTCTGATCTGTCTGACTTGGATACAGATGAAGAATCTAATGAGCCAGCGAACACATCAGATTTTCAACTCCTTAAGATTCAGGAAGCTAATTTAGCAGATATGAAGTTGCACGATCCAGAACTGGAAGGCAGCAGAAGAGACAGACTAGATGAAACATCGTTTGAATTATACAAAGATCAAACAATCACTGGGGAATCGGGAGTTTATATTATTCAAAAATTTTTGGGTCGTGTTGCTTTTGGACAAGAGGTCAAGGGTTTAAAACAGGGGACAGATGAAGTTGTGGCTCTCAAATTTATCCACAAAGACAACAGTGAATCAGCTACCGCAGAAGCCACTATATTGAAACATCTCAAGGAGCTCCAAGCTGACCAGAAGAACCTGATCAAGTTAATCGATCACTTTGAATTTAATGACAGCCTCTGTTTAGTGTTTGAGATGCTGGACATGGACTTATTTGGTTTACTTAAAACGAGAGAGTGGGAACCACTAGATGTCAGTGAAGTTCGGGTGGTTGCCCGCGACCTGCTGGTGGCTCTGACCGCACTGAAGAATGCTGGAGTGACTCATGCAGATATAAAACCAGACAATATTATGCTGGTTAATCATCAGTCGCAGCCTTTCAGAGTCAAGCTGATAGATTTTGGGGTTGCTATGGAAACACACAAACTATGGCCTTGTGATACCATACAAGTGTGTGGTTTCAGAGCACCAGAGGTGAACTTAGGTCtccctctgactgaagccattGACATGTGGGCTGTTGCCTGTACACTGGCCTTCATCTTTCTTGGAGATTATGTTCACAATACTATTTGTGAGTTTATCAATATGAGGCAGATCTTTAAGCTCCACGGTCTGCCTGACCAGGATTTACTTGGCAAGGGAACGAAAGTGGATCGCTTTTTCATTTTTGACCAGTCAAACCAAACTTGGAGGTTTAAAACACCACAGGAGTATACGGAGACGATAATGATCAATGCCGACGACTATGATATTGCGTTAGACTCTATCGATGACTTCTTAACGATTCATCCAGAAATACAAGACCCCTTTGAGTTAGAAGATCTGCAGGCTTTCATAGACCTCCTGAAAAAGATGTTTACAGTGAATCCCTCAGAGCGGATCACTCCAGAAGAAGCTCTAAATCACAGATTTATAACAATGAGCCACCTTCCTCCTACCAGCAATAGCTCATATGTGATATGGGCatataaaaaaatgaaagtttatCGAATGGAGAAAGAAGAACCGAGCATATCCCCTGATTTCAATGTAAGACAGACTGCTGACAGAAAATCAGATCTCTTTGATTTCAGTCCATCTGATTATGAACTGTCGGACTCAGATCTCTCTGAATTAGAAGATTCTGACTCTGGTCTGTTCGATTCCGGTCTGTCTGACTTTGATTTATCAGATTCTGATCTGTCTGACTTGGATACAGATGAAGAATCTAATGAGCTAGCGAACACATCAGATTTTCAACTCCTTAAGATtcaggaagctaatttatcagatATGAAGTTGCACGATTCAGAACTGGAAGGCAGCAGAAGAGACAGACTAGATGAAACATCGTTTGAATTATACAAAGATCAAACAATCACTGGGGAATCAGGAGTTTATATTATTCAAAAATTTCTGGGTCGTGTTGCTTTTGGACAAGAGGTCAAGGGTTTAAAACAGGGGACAGATGAAGTCGTGGCTCTCAAATTTATCCACAAAGACAACAGTGAATCAGCTACCGCAGAAGCCACTATATTGAAACATCTCAGGGAGCTCCAAGCTGACCAGAAGAACCTGATCAAGTTAATCGATCACTTTGAATTTAATGACAGCCTCTGTTTAGTGTTTGAGATGCTGGACATGGACTTATTTGGTTTACTTAAAACGAGAGAGTGGGAACCACTAGATGTCAGTGAAGTTCGGGTGGTTGCCCGCGACCTGCTGGTGGCTCTGACCGCACTGAAGAATGCTGGAGTGACTCACGCAGATATAAAACCAGACAATATTATGCTGGTTAATCATCAGTCGCAGCCTTTCAGAGTCAAGCTGATAGATTTTGGGGTTGCTATGGAAACACACAAACTATGGCGTTGTGATACCATACAGGTGTGTGGTTTCAGAGCACCAGAGGTGAACTTAGGTCtccctctgactgaagccattGACATGTGGGCTGTTGCTTGTACACTGGCCTTCATCTTTCTTGGAGATCATGTTCACAATACTATTTGTGAGTTTATCAATATGAGGCAGATCTTTAAGCTCCACGGTCTGCCTGACCAGGATTTACTTGGCAAGGGAACGAAAGTGGATCGCTTTTTCATTTTTGACCAGTCAAACCAAACTTGGAGGTTTAAAACACCACAGGAGTATACGGAGACGATAATGATCAATGCCGACGACTATGATGTTGCGTTAGACTCTATCGATGACTTCTTAACGATTCATCCAGAAATACAAGACCCCTTTGAGTTAGAAGATCTGCAGGCTTTCGTAGACCTCCTGAAAAAGATGTTTACAGTGAATCCCTCAGAGCGGATCACTCCAGAAGAAGCTCTAAATCACAGATTTATAACAATGAGCCACCTTCCTCCTACCAGCAATAACTCATATGTGATATGGGCATATGAAAAAATGAAAGTTTATCGAATGGAGAAAGAAGAACCGAGCATATCCCCTGATTTCAATGTAAGACAGACTGCTGACAGAAAATCAGATCTCTTTGATTTCAGTCCATCTGATTATGATCTGTCGGACTCAGATCTCTCTGAATTAGAAGATTCTGACTCTGGTCTGTTCGACTCCGGTCTGTCTGACTTTGATTTATCAGATTCTGATCTGTCTGACTTGGATACAGATGAAGAATCGGCATTTGAAAAAAGGAAAGTTTATATAATGTAG